The proteins below are encoded in one region of Limnohabitans sp. 63ED37-2:
- the rpsM gene encoding 30S ribosomal protein S13 — protein MARIAGINIPPHKHAEIGLTAIFGIGRTRARQICEASGIAYSKKIKDLTDADLEKIRDQIAAFTIEGDLRRETTMNIKRLMDIGCYRGFRHRRGLPMRGQRTRTNARTRKGPRKGAAALKK, from the coding sequence ATGGCACGTATCGCTGGCATCAACATTCCGCCGCACAAACATGCTGAAATTGGCTTGACCGCCATTTTTGGTATTGGTCGCACCCGCGCTCGACAAATTTGCGAAGCTTCTGGCATCGCATATTCAAAAAAGATCAAGGATCTGACCGACGCAGACCTGGAAAAAATTCGCGACCAAATCGCAGCATTCACCATCGAAGGTGACCTGCGTCGCGAAACCACCATGAACATCAAGCGTTTGATGGACATCGGTTGCTACCGTGGTTTCCGCCACCGTCGCGGTTTGCCTATGCGCGGTCAGCGTACACGTACCAATGCACGTACTCGCAAGGGTCCGCGCAAAGGCGCTGCGGCTCTGAAGAAATAA
- the rplQ gene encoding 50S ribosomal protein L17: MRHGHGLRKLNRTSSHRLAMLQNMMNSLIEHEVIKTTVPKAKELRRVIEPMITLAKVDNLSNRRLAFNRLRDRDSVTKLFNVLGPRSASRPGGYTRILKMGFRVGDNAPMALVELVDRAETPAGTAAE; the protein is encoded by the coding sequence ATGCGTCACGGACACGGCCTTCGTAAACTCAACCGCACCAGCTCGCACCGCCTTGCGATGCTGCAAAACATGATGAACTCGCTCATCGAGCACGAAGTCATCAAAACCACAGTGCCTAAGGCCAAAGAATTGCGCCGCGTGATTGAGCCCATGATCACTTTGGCCAAAGTGGACAACTTGTCGAACCGTCGCTTGGCGTTCAACCGTTTGCGTGACCGCGACAGCGTCACCAAATTGTTCAATGTTTTGGGCCCTCGTTCGGCTTCGCGCCCTGGTGGTTACACACGCATCCTGAAAATGGGTTTCCGCGTGGGTGACAACGCACCAATGGCCTTGGTTGAATTGGTCGATCGTGCCGAAACTCCTGCTGGAACAGCTGCTGAGTAA
- the rpsD gene encoding 30S ribosomal protein S4, translating to MARYLGPKAKLSRREGTDLFLKSARRSIADKSKFDSKPGQHGRTSGQRTSDYGLQLREKQKVKRMYGVLEKQFRRYFAEADRRKGNTGSNLLALLECRLDNVVYRMGFGSTRAEARQMVSHKAITVNGQSVNIPSYLVKAGDVVAVREKSKKQNRVVEALQLAAQVGMPAWVEVNADKAEGTFKKVPDRDEFGADINESLIVELYSR from the coding sequence GTGGCACGCTACCTCGGCCCCAAGGCCAAACTCTCCCGCCGTGAAGGCACCGACCTGTTCCTCAAGAGCGCCCGTCGCTCCATTGCGGACAAGTCCAAGTTCGACTCCAAGCCAGGCCAACACGGTCGTACTTCGGGCCAGCGCACATCGGACTACGGTCTGCAATTGCGTGAAAAACAAAAAGTCAAACGCATGTACGGCGTGCTCGAGAAGCAGTTCCGCCGCTACTTTGCCGAGGCAGATCGCCGCAAAGGCAACACAGGCTCTAACCTGTTGGCCTTGCTCGAGTGCCGTCTGGACAACGTGGTTTACCGCATGGGCTTTGGCTCGACACGTGCAGAAGCCCGTCAAATGGTTTCACACAAAGCCATCACCGTGAACGGTCAATCCGTGAACATCCCTTCATACTTGGTCAAGGCCGGTGATGTGGTGGCGGTTCGTGAAAAATCCAAAAAGCAAAACCGCGTGGTTGAAGCTCTGCAATTGGCTGCCCAAGTTGGTATGCCTGCATGGGTCGAAGTCAATGCCGACAAAGCCGAAGGTACTTTCAAGAAAGTGCCTGACCGCGACGAATTCGGTGCCGACATCAACGAATCTTTGATCGTCGAACTGTATTCTCGTTAA
- the rpsK gene encoding 30S ribosomal protein S11, with translation MAKAQSNSAAQRVRKKVRKNIADGIAHVHASFNNTIITITDRQGNALSWASSGGQGFKGSRKSTPFAAQVASEVAGRAAQEQGIKNLDVEIKGPGPGRESSVRALGALGIRITSIADVTPVPHNGCRPQKRRRI, from the coding sequence ATGGCAAAAGCACAATCAAACAGCGCCGCACAACGTGTCCGCAAAAAAGTCCGCAAGAACATTGCTGACGGTATTGCTCACGTTCACGCTTCGTTCAACAACACCATCATCACGATCACCGACCGTCAAGGCAATGCCTTGTCGTGGGCCTCATCGGGTGGTCAGGGTTTCAAGGGTTCGCGTAAATCGACGCCCTTTGCAGCTCAGGTCGCCTCTGAAGTGGCGGGTCGTGCTGCTCAAGAACAAGGCATCAAAAACCTTGACGTCGAGATCAAGGGCCCTGGTCCTGGTCGCGAGTCATCAGTTCGTGCCTTGGGTGCATTGGGCATCCGTATCACATCGATTGCCGATGTGACACCGGTCCCTCACAACGGTTGCCGCCCTCAAAAGCGCCGTCGTATCTAA
- a CDS encoding DNA-directed RNA polymerase subunit alpha has translation MQTNLLKPKAIQVEQLAANRAKVTLEPFERGYGHTLGNALRRVLLSSMVGYSATEVTIAGVVHEYSSIDGVQQDVVNILLNLKGVVFKLHNRDEVTLSLRKDGEGPVTAADIQTPHDVEIINPEHVIANLSQGGKLDMQIKVEKGRGYVPGSMRRYADEPTKALGRIVLDASFSPVKRVSYTVESARVEQRTDLDKLVIEIETNGAITAEDAVRASSKILVEQLAVFAQLEGSELSAFDAPAVRGGAGSFDPILLRPVDELELTVRSANCLKAENIYYIGDLIQRTENELLKTPNLGRKSLNEIKEVLASRGLTLGMKLEAWPPAGLEKR, from the coding sequence ATGCAAACCAATCTGTTGAAACCCAAAGCTATCCAGGTCGAACAATTGGCTGCCAACCGTGCCAAAGTCACGTTGGAGCCTTTTGAGCGTGGCTACGGCCACACTCTGGGTAACGCCCTGCGCCGTGTTTTGTTGTCTTCCATGGTCGGTTATTCCGCCACTGAAGTCACCATCGCGGGTGTCGTGCACGAGTACTCCTCCATTGATGGCGTTCAGCAAGATGTGGTGAACATCCTGTTGAACCTCAAAGGTGTTGTCTTCAAGTTGCACAACCGCGATGAAGTCACACTCAGCCTGCGCAAGGATGGAGAAGGTCCTGTCACCGCGGCTGACATCCAGACACCACACGATGTCGAGATCATTAATCCTGAGCACGTGATTGCCAATTTGTCGCAAGGCGGCAAATTGGACATGCAAATCAAGGTCGAAAAAGGCCGCGGTTATGTGCCAGGCAGCATGCGTCGCTATGCCGACGAGCCGACCAAAGCTTTGGGCCGTATCGTGCTTGACGCTTCGTTTTCACCCGTCAAGCGTGTGAGCTACACCGTCGAAAGCGCACGTGTCGAGCAGCGTACCGATCTGGACAAGCTGGTCATTGAGATCGAAACCAACGGTGCCATCACAGCCGAAGACGCTGTGCGTGCATCCTCTAAGATTCTTGTGGAACAGCTGGCTGTATTTGCACAACTGGAAGGCAGCGAGCTGTCGGCCTTTGATGCTCCAGCAGTGCGCGGTGGTGCGGGCAGTTTCGATCCGATTCTGTTGCGCCCAGTGGACGAACTCGAACTCACCGTTCGTTCGGCCAACTGCCTCAAAGCAGAAAACATTTACTACATCGGCGACTTGATCCAGCGTACCGAGAATGAATTGCTCAAGACCCCTAACCTGGGTCGCAAGTCACTCAACGAAATCAAGGAAGTTCTGGCTTCTCGTGGTTTGACTTTGGGCATGAAGCTCGAAGCCTGGCCACCAGCAGGTCTGGAAAAGCGATAA